TAAAACTTTCAAATCGGAATTCGGAAAATTCAAACTGAAAATTTCTTTTATGAATTTTATCATTTCCAGAGCTTCTTCCGGCTGACAATAATTTCCGGTGCCGATTGCCCAAACCGGCTCGTAAGCGATAATTAAATTCTTTTTTTCCAAATTCTTAATTTCCCTTAAATCTTTGCCAAGTTGTTCTTGGACTATATTTTTGCGCATCCCCTTCGCTTTTTGTTCCATGGTTTCGCCCACGCATAAAACCGGCGTCAATTTGTTTTCAAAAACCGATTTTGTCCGAAACCTTGGCTCCGCCGAGGATTATCACCAATGGCTTTTTAAA
Above is a genomic segment from bacterium containing:
- a CDS encoding triose-phosphate isomerase; this translates as MEQKAKGMRKNIVQEQLGKDLREIKNLEKKNLIIAYEPVWAIGTGNYCQPEEALEMIKFIKEIFSLNFPNSDLKVLYGGSVDPQNIANYLKYPEIDGALVGGASIKINEFKKIINEVSRAVKTESAQK